The sequence below is a genomic window from Sphingomonas crusticola.
CCATCGAGCGCCTGATCGCGGAGACAGAGGCATCGCTGCGTCAGGCCTGGCCGCAAATCACCAGCGTTTACATCAAGCCGAAGGCCGCGGTTCAGTCGGCCGGCACCACGATGTAAAGATCGTCGGGCAGGACCTGCGCCACCCGATACCGCGTTTCCATCAGCCGGTAGAAATCGTCGGGCAGGCGACCGCGTCCGGCCATATAGCGATTGTCGCGCAGCTCGACGAACGCCCCGATCTGCTTGCGGGCGATCTGCTCGCGTAGCCCGATCGGATCGTGGCCTTTGCGTAATTTCTGCCCGTAATTGGAAACGTCGAGCGCATAGGGCTTGCCCGACCAATAGCATAAGGCCGGCCGCTCGCATGCCACCGCGCCGGGCTGGCGGGCGAGCAAGGCAATCGCCTGCTGCCAGCGTGCGTCGGTCTGCTTCATCGCAGAGGCTTCGCGCAGATTCTCCGGCGCCTTGCGCGCGACCCGCGCCGCCAGCGGGGCGACCATGACCGCCAGCACCGCAAGCCGCAGCCACACCGACCGTAGCCCGATCATCCCGCACGAGAGGACGATGCCGGCAAGGATCGTGAGCGCGATCGCGCCGTCGAAATGGGCATTTTGCGACACGCCGACGCCGAGCCGTTCGAAGATACCGACCAGGACCGCGATCGGCGCGAAGATGAGCAGCAAGGAGATGCGCGGATCGCGTGGGCGGGAATAAGCGAGTAGGCCCGCGAGCAGCATCTCGGGCAAGGTATAGCTCACCGAATGAAGCGCACCGCCGATGAGCTTCACACTGACGATGCGCTGATGGTGGAGTACCTGGTCGAAAAAGGGATGGCCATAGATCAAGGCCAATGCCGCCAGCGCCGCACCGCCGGCGACGGCAGCGGTGACAAGCCAGATGGCCAGGCCGCGACGATGATAGAAAGCGAGCCAGACCGTCGTCGCGATCGGCAGCGCCACCTGGTTATGCTTGATCAGGCCGCCCAGCAGCATCAGCAAGCAGGCTGCGACCAGTCGGGCGCGGGACGGCATCTCTGCCGTGCGTCCGATCAGGAGCAACAGGCTCGCCACCATCGGCGCTTCCGCCAGCCATTGCGGGTCGTCGGCAGCGAGATAACGCTGCGCGACCGTGGCGATGATCAGCAGGAACACCGCCGCGGCGGCCGCGCCCCACCAGCGGGACCCGCCGAATCGCGCGATGATCCGTTCGATCAGCAGTGTCGTCGCGATGAGGCTGCCAAGACAGATGATTCGCCCGGCGATGATCGGATCGCCGATCAGCCGCCCGAATCCGCCGACAATGTAGAAGGACAGGGGCGGATAATTGTTGCTGATCGGCGATGCCGCATCGGTGTAGAGCGGCTGGCCGGCCAGCGCGCGTGCCGTCCAATAGGCGTTCCAGCCTTCGTTATTGTTCCACGACACGTGGAAAGGCAGTGCCGCGAGCGGCCAAGCAAATTGCACGGTGAGCGCGGCGAGAATTACTAGCCACAGCGCCGTAAACAGCCATCGCGGCGCTCTTCCAGCCGCTGGCTGAAATGGGTTTGTTTCGGCAGGGCTCGCGGCCGGCGCGGTAAGCAGTTCGGGCATTGGGGCCGCCTTGCCGCAGAA
It includes:
- a CDS encoding ArnT family glycosyltransferase, whose amino-acid sequence is MPELLTAPAASPAETNPFQPAAGRAPRWLFTALWLVILAALTVQFAWPLAALPFHVSWNNNEGWNAYWTARALAGQPLYTDAASPISNNYPPLSFYIVGGFGRLIGDPIIAGRIICLGSLIATTLLIERIIARFGGSRWWGAAAAAVFLLIIATVAQRYLAADDPQWLAEAPMVASLLLLIGRTAEMPSRARLVAACLLMLLGGLIKHNQVALPIATTVWLAFYHRRGLAIWLVTAAVAGGAALAALALIYGHPFFDQVLHHQRIVSVKLIGGALHSVSYTLPEMLLAGLLAYSRPRDPRISLLLIFAPIAVLVGIFERLGVGVSQNAHFDGAIALTILAGIVLSCGMIGLRSVWLRLAVLAVMVAPLAARVARKAPENLREASAMKQTDARWQQAIALLARQPGAVACERPALCYWSGKPYALDVSNYGQKLRKGHDPIGLREQIARKQIGAFVELRDNRYMAGRGRLPDDFYRLMETRYRVAQVLPDDLYIVVPAD